From the genome of Nicotiana sylvestris chromosome 2, ASM39365v2, whole genome shotgun sequence, one region includes:
- the LOC104237131 gene encoding wall-associated receptor kinase-like 14 — translation MVFDETIIRFVFSILLVWSSSSVGAANSTQCNQYSGAASNGQRVPYPFGFSEGCTIRLNCTQSGEIRIGEYLIQNVTSDTLMVNFPVNCRRPIEDLKQFSGTNYGMTWRNGLLLQNCTVPKSECTIPSDLLSARLNIPSCDSKNENVSCYSEATADYLDYWKLKNIGCGLVVSSILVGMDNNTKKSSSMYLEFQTIELEWGLEGDCACDEHANCTNIFLPGNRNGFRCRCKDGFVGDGFRDGDGCRKVSKCNPSRYLSGRCGGTTRIGVLIGGIIAGAGLMAALAILCYCIRRRSASLKKRMSAKRLLSEAAGSSSVPMFQYKEIEKATNSFSEKQRLGIGAYGTVYAGKLHSDEWVAIKKLRHRDPDGVEQVMNEIKLLSSVSHPNLVRLLGCCIENGEQILVYEFMPNGTLAQHLQRERGSGLPWTIRLTIATETAQAIAHLHSAMNPPIYHRDIKSSNILLDYNFNSKVADFGLSRFGMTDDSHISTAPQGTPGYVDPQYHQNYHLSDKSDVYSFGVVLIEIITALKVVDFSRPHSEINLAALAIDRIGKGRVDEIIDPFLEPHRDAWTLSSVHRIAELAFRCLAFHRDMRPSMIEVADELEQIRLSSWTSLEDNICMTSSVNSSCSSPRSMSETSFRSTTTKKGGVGSRRLILPQKIGNALSTMEEIKDSSPVSVQDPWLSEESPPSTNRLLGSAGR, via the exons ATGGTTTTTGATGAAACAATTATCAGATTCGTCTTCTCAATTTTATTGGTCTGGTCATCATCATCAGTTGGTGCTGCTAATTCAACTCAGTGCAATCAGTACAGTGGAGCTGCTTCTAATGGCCAGCGTGTTCCTTATCCATTTGGATTCTCAGAGGGTTGTACGATTCGCTTGAATTGTACTCAAAGTGGAGAAATTAGAATTGGAGAATATCTAATACAAAATGTGACTTCAGATACATTAATGGTCAACTTTCCAGTAAATTGCCGCCGTCCGATTGAGGATCTTAAGCAATTTAGCGGAACCAATTACGGTATGACTTGGAGAAACGGGCTGCTTCTACAGAATTGTACAGTCCCGAAGAGCGAGTGTACCATACCATCGGACCTTTTAAGCGCGCGTTTGAACATACCGTCGTGTGATTCGAAGAATGAGAATGTGAGTTGTTATTCAGAGGCGACTGCTGATTATTTGGATTACTGGAAACTGAAGAATATAGGGTGTGGACTTGTGGTCTCCTCCATATTGGTTGGTATGGATAATAATACAAAGAAGAGCTCTTCGATGTACTTAGAATTTCAGACGATTGAATTAGAGTGGGGATTGGAAGGAGATTGTGCATGTGATGAACATGCGAATTGTACAAATATTTTTCTTCCGGGGAACAGAAACGGCTTCCGGTGCCGGTGTAAAGATGGTTTCGTAGGTGATGGTTTCCGCGACGGTGATGGTTGCCGGAAAG TATCTAAATGCAATCCTTCAAGATACCTGTCTGGCCGATGTGGTGGAACTACAAGAATTGGTGTGCTCATTGGAG GGATTATTGCTGGAGCTGGTTTAATGGCTGCTTTGGCTATTCTCTGCTACTGCATTCGAAGACGTTCTGCATCTCTGAAGAAAAGAATGAGCGCGAAGCGCCTTCTTTCTGAAGCTGCAGGTAGCTCCAGTGTTCCTATGTTCCAAtacaaagaaattgagaaagcaACAAATAGTTTCTCTGAGAAACAGAGGCTGGGTATAGGTGCTTATGGCACAGTTTATGCTGGAAAGCTCCACAGTGATGAATGGGTTGCAATTAAGAAACTAAGACATCGAGATCCAGATGGCGTTGAACAAGTGATGAATGAGATTAAACTTTTGTCTTCTGTAAGCCATCCAAATCTAGTCCGCCTCTTAGGTTGTTGTATTGAAAATGGTGAACAGATTCTTGTTTATGAATTCATGCCCAATGGAACTCTAGCTCAGCATCTACAGAGAGAAAGGGGTTCAGGACTTCCATGGACAATACGTCTCACTATCGCCACAGAAACTGCTCAAGCGATAGCTCACCTTCACTCAGCAATGAATCCACCAATATACCACAGGGATATCAAATCTAGTAATATACTCTTAGATTACAACTTCAACTCAAAGGTAGCAGATTTTGGTCTTTCCAGATTTGGCATGACAGATGATTCTCATATCTCTACAGCACCACAAGGCACTCCAGGATATGTGGATCCTCAATACCATCAGAATTACCATCTTTCCGACAAGAGTGACGTGTACAGCTTTGGAGTGGTTCTTATAGAAATCATTACAGCACTGAAGGTGGTTGATTTCTCTAGACCACACAGTGAGATTAACTTGGCTGCACTTGCAATTGACAGAATTGGGAAAGGTCGTGTGGATGAGATAATCGATCCATTTCTTGAGCCACACAGGGATGCATGGACTCTATCATCAGTTCATAGAATTGCGGAGCTAGCTTTCAGATGCCTCGCATTTCATAGAGATATGAGGCCTTCAATGATAGAAGTGGCAGATGAACTAGAACAGATCAGGCTCAGCAGTTGGACATCATTGGAGGACAATATATGTATGACATCATCAGTGAATTCCTCTTGCTCATCTCCGCGTAGTATGAGCGAGACATCTTTTCGTAGTACAACAACTAAGAAAGGAGGAGTTGGGAGTAGGAGGTTGATTCTTCCGCAGAAGATAGGGAATGCACTGTCAACCATGGAGGAAATAAAGGATAGTTCCCCTGTTTCAGTGCAGGATCCTTGGTTAAGCGAAGAGAGTCCTCCTTCAACAAACAGATTACTGGGTAGTGCTGGTCGATGA
- the LOC104237133 gene encoding uncharacterized protein, which produces MAFTTSSISVRTFPIRCVLDANTTPTKQAPVVLPGRRQLISLLTATTALKALEMPSKAEDIGLFGLRKKLKKVEEEAEVLVKEGFEAADKGIVAAEKGIEAAEKGLVTAEKGIEAAEEKIESSVSFGGLAQAGAVAGAELVGVLVASTVVNGILGPEAQKS; this is translated from the coding sequence ATGGCTTTCACCACCAGCTCAATCTCCGTACGGACATTCCCAATTCGTTGTGTGCTAGATGCAAACACAACTCCTACTAAACAGGCGCCGGTGGTTCTCCCCGGTCGGAGGCAGTTAATATCTTTGCTGACGGCGACAACGGCACTGAAAGCGCTGGAAATGCCGTCAAAGGCAGAGGATATTGGTCTCTTCGGACTGAGAAAGAAGCTGAAGAAAGTAGAGGAGGAAGCAGAAGTGTTAGTGAAAGAAGGATTCGAGGCAGCAGATAAGGGAATTGTAGCAGCAGAGAAGGGAATTGAAGCGGCGGAGAAAGGATTGGTGACGGCTGAGAAGGGGATAGAAGCTGCAGAGGAGAAGATTGAGAGCTCGGTGAGTTTTGGAGGGTTGGCTCAAGCTGGAGCAGTGGCTGGAGCTGAATTAGTTGGAGTTTTGGTCGCCTCAACTGTTGTTAATGGTATTTTAGGACCTGAAGCTCAAAAATCTTGA